The following are from one region of the Siniperca chuatsi isolate FFG_IHB_CAS linkage group LG21, ASM2008510v1, whole genome shotgun sequence genome:
- the LOC122868690 gene encoding RNA-binding protein with serine-rich domain 1-like, whose translation MAPSPTKRKEEEKTKDRGKEKTGTKDGDKERARDKVRKRRSASTGSSSSRSRSSSTSSSSSGSSSGSSSGSSSSGSSRSGSSSSRSSSSSSSSGSPSPSRRRHDNRRRSRSASKTQKRGDDKERRKRSPSPKPTKVHLGRLTRNVTKDHIQEIFSSYGKIKMVEMPMDRHHPHLSRGYAYVEFETPDEAQKALKHMDGGQIDGQEITASAVLTQRVRLPPRRPSPPRRMPPPPPMWRRSPPRMRRRSRSPRRRSPARRRSRSRSPGRRRHRSRSSSNSSR comes from the exons AT GGCACCATCACCCACAAAgcggaaggaggaggaaaaaacaaaagacagagggaaagaaaagactGGTACCAAGGacggagacaaggagagagcaCGGGATAAAGTAAGAAAACGCCGCAGTGCTTCtactggcagcagcagcagcag gtccagatctaGCTCTACTTCAAGCAGCAGCTCTGGTTCCAGCTCCGGTTCCTCAAGTGGATCCAGCTCATCTGGTTCCAGCCGCTCTGGTTCTTCAAGCTCtcgttcctcctcctcttccagctCCTCAGGGTCCCCCAGCCCCAGCCGTAGACGCCATGACAACCGCCGCCGGTCCCGCTCAGC gtccaaaacacagaagaggGGAGATGAtaaggagagaaggaaaagaagcCCAAGCCCCAAACCAACTAAAGTTCACTTAGGGCGGCTGACCAGGAATGTCACCAAG GATCACATCCAGGAGATCTTTTCCTCTTATGGAAAAATCAAAATGGTTGAAATGCCAATGGACAGGCACCACCCACACCTGTCCAGGGGCTATGCTTATGTGGAGTTTGAGACTCCTGACGAGGCCCAGAAAGCCCTCAAACACATGGACGGAG GTCAGATTGACGGACAGGAAATCACTGCATCTGCCGTGCTGACTCAACGAGTCCGTCTTCCACCTCGTAGACCATCTCCCCCTCGTAGAATGCCCCCACCACCACCTATGTGGCGTCGCAGTCCACCACGCATGAGGAGAAG GTCCCGCTCCCCAAGGAGGCGGTCCCCAGCACGCCGCCGCTCTCGCTCCAGATCTCCTGGTCGCAGGCGCCACCGCTCTCGTTCCAGCTCTAACTCGTCCAGATAG
- the LOC122868687 gene encoding uncharacterized protein LOC122868687: MGRLDDAAKHKVVELRKAGLSFRKIKAVLELENIKVSAQAIYLFLREFQGRPPGRVRPVEAGSSTSPAQVQPRAGAIQESWSNIHLQNLLRKASHHADFAKQTSTNRDTGAKPSGSGETSGGSRPEQQHDGDKEENDIQIVSVTSLAQNIQQRSPQSAVTRAETGTVSSTLTASGAFMRRRVTPSPATNSMLAARKRLLDKALSHRMKVASLLRKDHLSVQGADLRSTMPQPPETYDLTTEKTVMEGQPGGGGAPRHFLTQRPGLSVRSLHPLPRVGIRLPNRSSSPLTSSAPGVAAIRLQTPGGQGTTRSDRNPSPQQAVQDTGGRGGLQDQIQTLGSEVRSLGLAVKMLVEQQCRLEREQAQQTHIQKQILSTLQSFASRLRCCRSVQQQHNKTPSPSDLPTPSASTSFSQDTFNFSQGTYTQCSQTQPSYNSLESLENVEAFKLPGLSPSSMNGFPPCSNAENFPLTHTPPQTQSYAAAYPQQNSQTLMPPYTQSYVPTYSHSHSQNFRGSENKTSDFPSSFPARTLQDCGVSTQTVMNSNHSSQDQQINIIKVEGP, from the exons ATGGGCCGGCTGGATGATGCTGCCAAACACAAAGTAGTGGAGCTGCGGAAGGCTGGTCTGAGTTTCCGTAAGATCAAAGCTGTGCTGGAGCTGGAAAACATCAAGGTGTCTGCCCAGGCTATCTACCTGTTCCTGAGGGAGTTTCAAGGGAGGCCGCCAGGGAGGGTCAGACCTGTGGAGGCTGGAAGCAGCACATCACCAGCACAGGTGCAGCCTCGAGCCGGGGCAATACAAGAGAGCTGGAGTAACATTCATCTCCAAAACCTTCTGCGGAAGGCATCTCACCATGCCGACTTTGCCAAACAGACTTCCACAAATCGGGATACTGGTGCAAAGCCATCTGGGTCTGGGGAGACCAGTGGAGGCAGCAGGCCAGAACAGCAACATGATGGAGATAAGGAAGAAAATGACATCCAGATTGTTAGTGTCACCTCCCTCGCACAGAACATCCAACAAAGAAGTCCCCAGTCAGCTGTAACAAGAGCAGAGACAGGCACTGTGTCTTCCACACTAACAGCTTCTGGAGCATTCATGAGGAGGAGGGTCACACCTTCTCCAGCCACCAATTCAATGCTGGCTGCTCGAAAGAGGCTTTTGGATAAAGCACTGTCACACAGGATGAAG GTGGCATCATTGTTGAGGAAAGATCACTTGAGTGTCCAAGGTGCTGATTTGAGAAGTACAATGCCACAACCACCTGAAACGTATGATCTGACCACTGAAAAG aCTGTTATGGAAGGTCAGCCTGGAGGAGGCGGTGCCCCCAGGCATTTTCTTACACAGAGACCAGGTCTGTCTGTTCGTTCCCTTCACCCTCTCCCTCGGGTTGGCATTCGTCTTCCTAACCGGTCATCATCACCTTTAACATCCTCGGCTCCTGGTGTTGCCGCCATCCGTCTACAGACTCCTGGAGGCCAGGGCACCACTCGTAGTGACAGGAACCCGAGCCCCCAGCAGGCAGTCCAGGACACCGGAGGGAGAGGTGGTCTGCAGGATCAGATTCAGACCCTGGGCTCTGAGGTGCGCAGCTTGGGTCTGGCAGTGAAGATGCTGGTGGAGCAGCAGTGCCGCCTGGAAAGGGAGCAGGCgcagcagacacacattcaGAAGCAGATCCTCAGCACTCTCCAGAGTTTTGCCTCCAGACTGCGATGTTGTCGCAGTgttcaacagcaacacaacaaaactCCATCACCCTCTGATTTGCCAACACCTTCTGCATCTACCTCCTTCAGCCAAGACACCTTCAACTTCAGTCAAGGCACGTACACTCAGTGCAGCCAAACCCAGCCAAGCTATAACTCTTTAGAGAGTTTAGAAAATGTAGAGGCCTTTAAACTGCCAGGACTGAGTCCTTCAAGCATGAATGGGTTTCCACCATGTAGCAATGCTGAGAACTTCCCACTTACTCACACTCCCCCTCAAACACAATCGTATGCAGCTGCATACCCACAGCAAAACAGTCAAACACTCATGCCACCCTACACACAGTCTTATGTCCCTACTTACAGCCATTCACATTCTCAGAATTTCAGAGGATCAGAGAATAAAACATCTGATTTCCCAAGCAGCTTTCCAGCAAGGACTCTCCAGGACTGCGGTGTGTCCACCCAGACGGTGATGAACTCTAACCACTCTTCACAGGATCAACAGATCAATATTATCAAAGTGGAAGGACCTTAG